The Pseudalkalibacillus hwajinpoensis nucleotide sequence TCCTAAAGAGGATAGTAATGGTCTGGAGTTATACAGTAGCGATGGGATTTTTATTCATTCGATGGAGATAAATCGATTGAAATCAGTGTGGACTAACCCATAAATTGTTTTGGGAAATGGTAGGAAAACATGTACCTACTTATAAGGTTAAAAGGTCGAGTTTCCATTGGAAACTCGACCTTTTAACTATGTTTTACTATTGAACGACTTAATAGAATTAAAGTGACGTCGTTTCGCTTTTCTTAAGCAAGTGAGCAACGTTTTCTGCTTTCAAATTTATAAACATGTTAATAACGAACAGGATGACACTTAATACAAGAAGGTTAGGAAAGATCATGAGGAGAACGTTTAATGAAGTATTGCCTGCAAGGAAAAAAGATAGTCCAAGCATAAATAAAGGGAATGACACGTTATAAAGCCAGAAATGCAGTTTTGCTAAGAGCGTTTCACTGGCTTTGGGGAATAGAATATAGATAAAACCGAATAAGCCCATGGAAGCCCAACCTAATAGATTAATATGAGCGTGTGCGCCTGCCAAACTGTGATCCTTCATAATCTCCATCAATAACCCCATACTAACTCCAATTAGGAAATAAAGTGCTGCCAATTTAAAAAAACATATCCCCATTCTCATTACATCCCTCCTATACATGTTTGATTGCCTGTTTAAATATATATCGCTAGAAGGAGGATTATGCCGAATATAAGTGTTTGTTCCAATAGTGAAGACCTTATCCGTCAATTATTTGTGAATATCCTTGGCCATCTAAACTTTTTCACTTCTCATTTTGTTACAATAAAACCAACCAATGCTAGATTTCTTACAAGAAGATAAACTCTGAAAAAAGGTAAGGTGTCAAAATGAACATGAAACAGAAATGTGCCAAAGCAGCTCTAGAATACATAACAGATGAAACTATCATCGGTCTTGGTGGCGGAAGTACAATTGGATATTTAATTGACTTTATTAAGGAAGAAAAGTTAAATGTGAAAGTCGTAACTCCATCTCTAAAAACAAAGCATCTATGCGTAAATCAGGGACTGGAAGTGCTACCAACAAGTACCGTTGAAGAAGTAGATGTTGCATTTGATGGTTGTGATGAGGTTGATGAAAAGTTATATGCACTAAAGAGCGGCGGTGGTATTCACACGCAAGAAAAGCTTATTGCTCAGATGGCCAAGGACTATATCTTGCTAGTTGATGATTCTAAAGTTGTTCCGGAATTAAGTTATCAGCATCCAGTCGTACTGGAGACTTTGCAAGATTCACTGGCATTTGTACTAAAGAAAGTAGGAGAGATGGATGGAAAGGCAGAAGTGCGTTCAAGTTCTGCGAAGGATGGATATACAGTTACCGATTATGGAAACTTTTTAATTGATGTTTGGTTTGAGAAAGGGCAGGAGAGTGTCCAACTTGAAAAACACCTGAAAGAAATACCTGGTGTAATTGACGTCTCCCTTTTTGCGAGTGTTGTTACAAAAGCATTAGTGGCAAGTGGAGAAGGTATTTACGAGATTTCAAAATAAGGTGATCTATTGCTAGTGCCTGTCACTTCTTACAAGTTAGTAAGGTAGTGACAGGCACTCTTTATTTTTGATTCTCAGTCCCCCACAAGTGCATCTGCTCTAAAATCGGCATCAACGTTTTGCCTTTTTCCGTTATGGAATATTCCACTTTTGGAGGAACGGTATTTTGTTGTTTTCGATCGATGAAACCTTCTTCTTCTAGTTCTTTTAACTGATGACTCATCACTTTATGGGTGACGCCTGGTAGTAACTGGCGTAATTCATTGTAGCGAAAACTCCCATCCACACAAAGGTGCCACAAAATCACCGTTTTCCATTTACCGCCGATTTTCTTTAATGTATATTCAATCGAGCATTTTAGTTTTCCGTTTTGATCCACTGGAGAAGTCATGTTGGATCGACTCCTTTCTTACCTTTTGGTTAGTATCGCACAAAAAAGTGCGTTCTTACATGATCATTTTGTTCTCAGTATAATAAACGTGTGTTGACAGAACATAATCACTAAGGAGGAGTTCAAAACTATGTTACCATATCCAAGAAGTTTTTCTCATATCGGACTATCTGTTCCAAATCTTGAAGAAGCTATTAAATTTTATAAGGAAGTATTCGGATGGTATATTTTGATGGAGCCATCTGATGTGCACAATGATGATTCTCCGATCGGACAAATGTGCCGTGACGTCTTTGGAGATGATTGGGATACATTCCGAATTGCTCACTTATCAACCGGAGATAAAATTGGCGTCGAAATGTTTGAGTTCCCGGAAAACGAAACGCCAGAAAATAACTTCGAATACTGGAAAACAGGTATTTTCCACTTCTGTATCCAGGACCCTGATATTGAAGGAATCGTTGAGAAAATTAAGCAGCACGGCGGGAAACAGCGTATGCCGATCCGCGAATACTATCCAAATGAAAAGCCATTTAGAATGGTGTATGTGGAAGATCCGTTCGGCAATATTTTCGAGATCTATTCTCATAGCTATGAACTGACTTATTCAGAGGGTGCTTATTAATGATTAGGCCAAAAAGAAGTGAGCTGGGAGGGAGACTCCAGGTTCACTTCTTTTTGGATTATTTATGTAGATAGAGATGAGGTAAATACTATTTACCTTCAACTTAGAAATAAATTTCCTTTCACATACTTCAAATATAAAGGAGATTTTCCGCTTAACTGTTTTCGGGTAAGGCTTGTTTTCAACTATTTAAAGAGTTCATCAATCGTTTAGCATATGAATTAACCCTAAATATTTTCGTACTCTATAGGAGCAGCTTCTTGAAAGACGTCTACTAGAATTTCCATTCCTTTCTCTATTTTATCCTGAGTGGAATGAGTGAAATTGAGACGCATTGTATTTTTCTTCGGATCTGAAACATAGAAAGGAGCTCCTGGTACATAAGCCGCACCTTTTTTTACAGCTGTATTTAATAAAAGCGTCGTATCAATGCCTTCTGGTAGTTCTACCCAAAAGAACATGCCGCCTTTAGGAACCGTATAAGAAAGTCCAGGTAGATCAGCTTGATCAAGCAATCGTTGCATGACCTTCATTCGTTCAAAATATGTACTCCTGAGGTTTTGAATATGACCGTTCAAATCAAAGTCGGAGCAAAGGTGATAGAGTGCTTGGTGAGCAAGAGAGTTTGAATGCAAATCAGCCGCTTGCTTTGCTTGTGCCATAATGCGGATGATTTGATGAGGTCCTCTGATCCAACCTGTTCGTAACGCAGGAACAACGGTTTTAGAAAAGGTACTCGTATAGACTGTGTGCGATCCATCGTCTAAAGCAGATATAGGGGTATATGTTTTTGTTCCATCGAACTTGATTTCTCCGTACGGATCATCTTCAAAAATAATCACTTTCTTTTTTATTGCTGTATCAAGTAGGTGTTGTCGTCGTTCAAGTGACCAAACTTTTCCCATCGGATTTGAGAAGGTTGGGACAACGTACACACACTTCGGCATATACTTTTTCATTTTGTAATCAAGATCCTCTGGTACCATTCCATGCTCATCCGAATCAACAGGGATAATTTTCACTTCATACGATTGAAAAACCTGTACGGCTGCAAGATAAGTTGGATTTTCTGTTAGAACAATATCTCCGGGGTTAAACATTACCCGCGCAAATAAATCGATTGCTTGTTGCGAACCAGTGGTGAGCATAATATCATCCACGCGTGAAGCGATGCCCTTCTTGTTCATGCGATCAACAAGAACCTCCCGAAGTGGAGCATATCCCTCCGTGGCATCGTATTGAAAAGCCTTTCCTCCTGATTGAAATGTTTTCGAAAATGCATCTTGTACTGCCTCTACAGGGAAAAGTTCGTCGTCTGGTAACCCTCCCGCAAACGAAATGACATCACCTTTATTCGTGATTTTTAAAATATCGCGTACTGCAGATGATTGAAGATGCTGCACTCTCTTAGCAAATCCGTACCTCATGACCAAAACGCCTTCCTTTGTTTTAATATTTAAAATATTGTCATTATAGCATTTTAATGCGTTGAAAGGCTAGTGTGTTTGTTTAAAGTTAGTAATATGGTTAGATTCAATAAAACTAAGGTGAAATACCAAATTAAATTAAAATAAAAAACTCAAGTTCTGACTTCAGAAATTGAGTTAGGATTTGAGCGGTATACTCTTATAGAACTTAAGCCATTTCTTTAGTAGTAACAGGTAATGAAAATAAATCAGGGAACATCCAATGAGAATACTAAAGGTAGCAAGCCACTCAACTACTCTGCCACTATCGAAAATAATAGGCAAAATAGAAGAAAGTACTATTCCTGCGAGTGTATAAGCGAGAAAATGATACCGATAAAGGCTCCGTTCCTTTCTAGTTAAATACCAATCAATAAAGATAGAGATCGGTACACCAATCAAAAGGAAAAATGGAAGCATTAGATAGGCATTAAGCATCGCATCTGAGAAATGGAATGCACTCTCACTAGTATTGTCAAATAGATACAATAAAGTGTTTATGATAAGTGACACAGTAAAGGCTGAAAGAAAGGATGATAAAATCCTAAAGATAAAGGTCATAAGTGGAACTCTCCCAAAGATTGTTTTCAAGACATAAGCTAGCAACTATCGAGGTTTAATTATTTCTTTTTGTTTTCTTATCTTTAAAATTATTCCATAAATACTAGTTAACTTACAAGTGTGAAATAATTTCTGTCGGTGAGTGTAGTTCCGTCTCCATTATTAAGAAAGCAGCCAACCTATATATAGCAAGGAAGCTTATGTAACTATTTTTTATTGGATAATTCATTAATAATCTCTAAATAAGATGAAAGAAATAGAAAAAGCATGAAGCCAGTTCGCTTCATGCTTATTTCTATTGATCTGTTTTACTCCATAATCCCTACCGAATCAAATCCACCTGCAGCAGCCACCACTTCAGCGCTACCTTCACCGTAAAGGTCAATAGCAGATTGCACGATAGCTTGTCGTGCATCACTAAAGTCAGAGTTAGCTGTAAGGTATTGAGTCAGAGCACGATAATAGATTTGCCCAAGCTTCTCACGGCCAATGTCTTGAGCGGTTAGGTAAGCGGCGTGATTAATAATCGAAGAGTTGATGTGAACACCGCCGTTATCTAAGTTAGCTGGAAGGTCGTAAAATTCATCCATATGGGATGGATACATTCCTTCGCCGTTTCCATAAGCAACATAAGCAGCACCAACAGGGTATTTACTAGGATTACTTAAGCTTCTAAGAGAAGTGCGTCCATCTGCAACGGCAGCGGGTGCCATAATGTCTTCCCCGATCTCCCAGTCTGAGTCATCAATTAATGCGCCGAAAATATCCGAGAAGGATTCATTCAAAGCGCCGGATTGAAAACGATAGATGAGGTTAGCTGAATTAGATGTGACCCCGTGAGTCATTTCATGTGCTGCTACATCCAGGCTAGCAGCAAGAGGGATGAAGAATTCACCATCGCCATCTCCATATACCATGTAAGTCCCATTCCAGAAAGCATTGTTGTAATTATCTCCGTAATGAACGACTGATTGGATCGGCATGCCGTTATCATCGAGAGAGTTCCGTCCATGCTCACTTAAGTAATAGTCATACACTTGTTCCGAATTATAGTGAGCATCAACAGCAGGTTCTGCAAATTCAGATTTAAACGCCGCGCTTTTGTTTGAAAACAATTCAAGATAATTTTTTGAGTAATCATAGGTGATGATCCCATCTAATCCTTCGTGACTGTAATCAGCTAGTTGAAAAACGGTGCCTTCTTTTTCACCTTTGCTTTTTGTCACGTGGAGAAGACGATGATCGCCGAGTACCCCGGTACCAGTCCCAGTTTGGGTTTTAAAATGACCTGCGTCCATGATGGCGTTATATTGATCCACAACTTTACCAGACGTAGCATCAACAAAAACATACCAGTTACCAGGCTCATCACCTAAGAAGTTCACATTCACTTTGTAGGTGAGGTGATTTTTTCCTTCAAATGGATAAACAACTAACTCGGATGTTGGAGCTTGATCTAATGTAGAAGGAGCATGAGTAGAAGATTTTGCGACTTGCAATGCTTCTTCTGAAGAAAGGGTAGGTTTAGTATCGAGCTTACTTGCTTCGATATCTTCATTATAAGCTCCGTTTACGACAGTGATTTCATTATCCACATTGTAGTGAACAATAATCTCAGCCCCTTCAACCGGGACGCCGTTTTTTGTTTGATTAAACCTGACGTGAGTCATTCCAAGTTCATCCTTGGCGGAATTGTTCTTTTTTAGGTCTGCTTTTGGATTTTTGATCTTAACTTTTTCTTTATTTTGTTGCAAGTAGTTTAGGGCATCTTCAGCAGAAGTAGAAGAACGTTTAACTGCTTGCTTCTCTTTCACGAATAGCGGAACGTTCGCTTTTTCGTTCCATTGCTTAACCATCTGGTTCTCCGCTTGATGATCAGGCTGGACGGCTAGAACATTATTATAAGGGAGCGATGCGGTTATTAAGGCAGTCGTCACAACAAGTGGGGCAATAAACTTTTTCCTCAAATAAATTCCTCCTAATATGTAATCTATTTACAATTATAAGGTGGAATTGAACTTCTCTCATGAGTCCTTGTAATTATCTTAAGATATAGAATAGTTAGAAAATATGGTTATATAGAACTATTAATAATCGTTTAACAACTTCATTAATCTCAATTTTTAAAGTGAAACGGGAATGGAGAAGTTTAAGTAGAAGGTTAAAAATTGGTAAAAAGTAGAAAGGGTGTGAGTGGCTGTTGTTTTTTTAAGAAAATGTTATTGACCACTAAAAAGTGACAATGATTTTTCTGGTTCTATGGCGGTTCCATCTATTAGATACTTGAAATTAAAAAGCTACGGTCCAGAAAATGGACCGTAGCTTTTTTGATGAGCGATTAGCTTTTCGAAGACGACAATCGATTATAGATCACTAACACCATGATTAGAACGATGAGGCACACACCAATTAAAATACCAATCAGTAGTTGAAAAGAGGATGACGTTGTTTCTGTATCCTCTTCATTAATCGATTTAAAAGCTGCTGTCTCCGTCTCAGAGAAAAGGTTTAAATTCTCCGCTTTATCTTTAATCGTACTATTTTCTTTACTCATAGAAAGAAATAATTCATTTAGGGTATTCTCAGGGTTGAAAACTTTTTTCCCGTTAAATGAAATCGTCTTCTGATTTTCAGAAATCTCTTCCATTTCCTTCGAGTTTGAAGAATCATGGATCAAGTCAGTGTTTTTCTTGAACTTGTTTTTTTGATATTCATTCGGTAATAACTCGTTTATGTCCGTACTTGCTTCTACTGCAACTGGAACAAGGTGACAGCAAAGAAAGATCATTGTAATAAGACAGATAATTTTAGGCTTCATGAGCCTCATCCTCTTTAGTTTGTGTCCATGACCGTTTGTTTAAAGCATATTGAATAATAATCAGGACAATTAAAATAGCGGTTAAAATCATCGCACCTTCTGTAAAGAGCGTTTGTGTACTGTTCTGTATAGACATATACACGCGAGACATTGGATCAGTAAAGCTAAAGTTCGGTGTCGAAAGTGCAAGTAAAGGTGTCACAAACAGGGCAACGAGGCCAACTGTGACTAGCCATCCTAATAAATGATGTCCCATAAAGGCAACGCGAATTAACGCTGCACAGCTTAATAAAAGTAAGATCGTAAAGATTGTCCATTCCATTGAACGATCGTTTCCTAAAGGGTAAATCGATAAGCTGTAGAGACTTATAACGAGACCAACGATACTTGTCAGCATTAAGAATAAGATACTTTGTAACCACCACGGACCATGTTGGAAGTAGTAGCTTGCATAACCAATCAACAAGCTGCTTAAGAGAATAATGAATAAAATCACAACAGGTGGAAGATTCGTATCTTTCTTATCTGTAAAGACGCTACCGGTGACGTCAATTGGAGTAGCTAGGAAATCATAGACGTAATCGTTTGATCGACCATCTACAAAGGCATTCCCCATGACGTTAAAGACATCATCACGAATCATAAGGGTTGAAGCGACATTCGTGTCCCACTTATTATTCAGTGTGTTAGCGTCTGTTTGCACTTCAGCCACTCGAGACTGGAGTTCATCTGTGTAGGTAAGAATTTCGGATTGGCTATCTTCAATTGAATCCACCCAATCATACAGAGAACCCATCTGACTTTTAACTTGATCATGATTACTTATAACTTGCGTACCCTGCGTAGTTTCATCAGGGGTTTGTTGCTGAGCTTGTTGCATCTGGTTTAGAA carries:
- a CDS encoding lactoylglutathione lyase family protein, translated to MLPYPRSFSHIGLSVPNLEEAIKFYKEVFGWYILMEPSDVHNDDSPIGQMCRDVFGDDWDTFRIAHLSTGDKIGVEMFEFPENETPENNFEYWKTGIFHFCIQDPDIEGIVEKIKQHGGKQRMPIREYYPNEKPFRMVYVEDPFGNIFEIYSHSYELTYSEGAY
- the rpiA gene encoding ribose 5-phosphate isomerase A, whose product is MKQKCAKAALEYITDETIIGLGGGSTIGYLIDFIKEEKLNVKVVTPSLKTKHLCVNQGLEVLPTSTVEEVDVAFDGCDEVDEKLYALKSGGGIHTQEKLIAQMAKDYILLVDDSKVVPELSYQHPVVLETLQDSLAFVLKKVGEMDGKAEVRSSSAKDGYTVTDYGNFLIDVWFEKGQESVQLEKHLKEIPGVIDVSLFASVVTKALVASGEGIYEISK
- a CDS encoding M4 family metallopeptidase gives rise to the protein MRKKFIAPLVVTTALITASLPYNNVLAVQPDHQAENQMVKQWNEKANVPLFVKEKQAVKRSSTSAEDALNYLQQNKEKVKIKNPKADLKKNNSAKDELGMTHVRFNQTKNGVPVEGAEIIVHYNVDNEITVVNGAYNEDIEASKLDTKPTLSSEEALQVAKSSTHAPSTLDQAPTSELVVYPFEGKNHLTYKVNVNFLGDEPGNWYVFVDATSGKVVDQYNAIMDAGHFKTQTGTGTGVLGDHRLLHVTKSKGEKEGTVFQLADYSHEGLDGIITYDYSKNYLELFSNKSAAFKSEFAEPAVDAHYNSEQVYDYYLSEHGRNSLDDNGMPIQSVVHYGDNYNNAFWNGTYMVYGDGDGEFFIPLAASLDVAAHEMTHGVTSNSANLIYRFQSGALNESFSDIFGALIDDSDWEIGEDIMAPAAVADGRTSLRSLSNPSKYPVGAAYVAYGNGEGMYPSHMDEFYDLPANLDNGGVHINSSIINHAAYLTAQDIGREKLGQIYYRALTQYLTANSDFSDARQAIVQSAIDLYGEGSAEVVAAAGGFDSVGIME
- a CDS encoding cytochrome-c oxidase — protein: MRMGICFFKLAALYFLIGVSMGLLMEIMKDHSLAGAHAHINLLGWASMGLFGFIYILFPKASETLLAKLHFWLYNVSFPLFMLGLSFFLAGNTSLNVLLMIFPNLLVLSVILFVINMFINLKAENVAHLLKKSETTSL
- a CDS encoding PLP-dependent aminotransferase family protein, with product MRYGFAKRVQHLQSSAVRDILKITNKGDVISFAGGLPDDELFPVEAVQDAFSKTFQSGGKAFQYDATEGYAPLREVLVDRMNKKGIASRVDDIMLTTGSQQAIDLFARVMFNPGDIVLTENPTYLAAVQVFQSYEVKIIPVDSDEHGMVPEDLDYKMKKYMPKCVYVVPTFSNPMGKVWSLERRQHLLDTAIKKKVIIFEDDPYGEIKFDGTKTYTPISALDDGSHTVYTSTFSKTVVPALRTGWIRGPHQIIRIMAQAKQAADLHSNSLAHQALYHLCSDFDLNGHIQNLRSTYFERMKVMQRLLDQADLPGLSYTVPKGGMFFWVELPEGIDTTLLLNTAVKKGAAYVPGAPFYVSDPKKNTMRLNFTHSTQDKIEKGMEILVDVFQEAAPIEYENI
- the essA gene encoding type VII secretion protein EssA, with the protein product MKPKIICLITMIFLCCHLVPVAVEASTDINELLPNEYQKNKFKKNTDLIHDSSNSKEMEEISENQKTISFNGKKVFNPENTLNELFLSMSKENSTIKDKAENLNLFSETETAAFKSINEEDTETTSSSFQLLIGILIGVCLIVLIMVLVIYNRLSSSKS
- a CDS encoding winged helix-turn-helix transcriptional regulator, which produces MTSPVDQNGKLKCSIEYTLKKIGGKWKTVILWHLCVDGSFRYNELRQLLPGVTHKVMSHQLKELEEEGFIDRKQQNTVPPKVEYSITEKGKTLMPILEQMHLWGTENQK